The DNA region GCTTCGCGGAGCCACGCCAGCGACAACTCGGGGCGACGCGTCAACTCGCTCCGCACCAGCCGGCCGGCGATCTGCGCGGCCAGCGCGACGATCGAACGCTCCCAGTGGCCGACCCAGGCCGCCCGCTCTTGGGCGACCGCTTCGACCAACGCGTCGAGCGTGGGTTTCAACGCGTCAACGTGCTCCCGCACGCGCTCGCCCAGCAACTGATCGGCGGACTGTTCGGCGCTCTCTCGGCCCGCGTGTTCTGCTTGCTGTCGGACCTGCGCCGCCTCGGCGTGGGCCTCCTTGATGATCTTGGCGGCCTCGGCGCGTACCGATTCCAGGTACTTCTCTCGGCTCTGTGAGATGTCTTCAAAGTCAAACGAGACCGGCCGCACGCCCCCGGAGGACGACGTCGCATGTGCCGATTCGCGTTTGATGACGGTCGCCACGGGGCGGGGTTCCTTTAGGCGGACTTGCGGATGGGACGGCTGATGGCGCCT from Pirellulimonas nuda includes:
- a CDS encoding FliH/SctL family protein, which produces MATVIKRESAHATSSSGGVRPVSFDFEDISQSREKYLESVRAEAAKIIKEAHAEAAQVRQQAEHAGRESAEQSADQLLGERVREHVDALKPTLDALVEAVAQERAAWVGHWERSIVALAAQIAGRLVRSELTRRPELSLAWLREALEVATGAEGIRVRVNDADYARYGPSMEQITASVARIAPGQVVPDPAVSPGGCVIETEFGAIDAQLESQLDRITEELL